Proteins encoded within one genomic window of Dehalococcoidia bacterium:
- a CDS encoding ABC transporter substrate-binding protein — MLTKRITRRRAIVGLGAVGAGALVAACSSGSSSGGGSGSTDTRKQSSGPPKKGGTLRFSFSGDPTGLDPSTSRGGNDHHWLYSIFENLVNSDPTFQVAKGISDKWEVIDDLTISFHVPAGGFVYHDGTPYTSQDVKFMIDRHLDPATKSFAAGSLGSVDKVEIVDPTHAVFKLKAVTASIFAILGDRAGMLMSPAAIEKYGADFTNKPVGSGPLKLDSWQLDSSQKLSRFAQYRVSGYPYMDGVNVDIVPNSSVQYANLKSGNSDLIFIAPKDIDAARKDTDIQMVQWASTGYTQVNLNISQPPLTDIRVRQAMTYSLNRKAILEGIYFGDGELANGPLTKATWAYNQNLKPIEEDLKKATDLVNASGIRGKPFDLLITADETNTPLSEMLKAQWARVGIEVNIVVTTPQQATIDFRDQKYPFFLTGFSGRADPDLTIYDNFHSKGAFNRASFNRSYTPEESQRTLDVKIEKARQIYDQAQRKVLYDDIQKQIVENAHGIFFTHRTNRVGLSKRVRGFTPYGDGKLRMHEMWLES, encoded by the coding sequence ATGCTTACTAAGCGAATCACACGCCGCAGGGCGATCGTTGGACTTGGGGCCGTAGGAGCCGGGGCCCTGGTTGCTGCCTGTTCCTCCGGCAGTTCGAGTGGCGGCGGCTCAGGGTCCACGGACACGCGCAAGCAATCAAGCGGCCCGCCGAAAAAGGGAGGGACGCTCAGGTTCTCCTTCTCCGGCGACCCCACAGGGCTCGACCCCAGTACTTCTCGTGGGGGGAATGACCACCACTGGCTGTACAGCATCTTCGAAAACCTGGTGAACAGCGACCCAACCTTCCAGGTGGCGAAGGGCATCTCCGACAAATGGGAAGTCATTGACGACTTGACCATTTCCTTCCACGTCCCGGCCGGGGGCTTCGTTTATCACGACGGGACGCCTTACACGTCCCAGGACGTCAAGTTCATGATCGACCGGCACCTCGACCCGGCTACGAAGTCGTTCGCCGCCGGGTCTCTGGGTTCAGTCGACAAGGTCGAAATCGTTGACCCGACCCACGCCGTGTTCAAGCTGAAGGCGGTGACGGCCTCGATCTTCGCGATACTTGGCGACCGCGCTGGGATGCTCATGTCCCCGGCAGCAATCGAGAAGTACGGCGCCGACTTCACTAACAAGCCAGTCGGCTCAGGCCCGTTGAAGTTGGACAGCTGGCAGCTTGACTCTTCTCAGAAGCTCTCGCGGTTCGCCCAGTATCGTGTCTCGGGGTATCCGTACATGGACGGTGTGAATGTGGACATCGTCCCCAACTCCTCGGTGCAGTATGCGAACCTCAAGAGCGGCAACTCCGACCTGATCTTCATCGCGCCGAAGGACATCGACGCGGCTCGCAAGGACACCGACATACAGATGGTGCAGTGGGCGAGCACCGGCTACACGCAGGTGAACCTGAACATCTCGCAGCCGCCCTTGACGGACATCCGGGTCCGCCAGGCGATGACTTACTCGCTGAACCGCAAGGCGATTCTCGAGGGCATCTACTTCGGTGATGGCGAGCTGGCGAACGGACCGCTGACAAAGGCTACGTGGGCATACAACCAGAACCTCAAGCCCATTGAGGAGGACCTCAAGAAGGCAACCGACCTCGTGAACGCCTCCGGCATAAGGGGCAAGCCGTTCGACCTCCTGATCACTGCCGATGAGACGAACACGCCGCTGTCCGAGATGCTGAAGGCGCAGTGGGCGCGCGTCGGGATCGAGGTGAACATAGTGGTCACCACGCCCCAGCAGGCGACGATCGACTTCCGCGACCAGAAGTACCCGTTCTTCCTCACGGGTTTCTCCGGACGCGCGGACCCTGACCTGACGATCTACGACAACTTCCACAGCAAGGGCGCCTTCAACCGCGCCTCCTTCAACAGGAGTTACACGCCGGAGGAGAGCCAGAGGACTCTCGACGTAAAGATCGAGAAGGCGCGCCAGATTTACGACCAGGCGCAGCGCAAGGTGCTATACGACGACATCCAGAAGCAGATCGTCGAGAATGCCCATGGCATCTTCTTCACGCACCGCACCAATCGCGTGGGCTTGAGCAAGCGGGTCCGCGGCTTCACGCCGTACGGCGATGGCAAGCTGAGAATGCACGAGATGTGGCTTGAGTCGTGA
- a CDS encoding 4Fe-4S dicluster domain-containing protein, which yields MQADLQRALEKPIDQRKWAMVIDLERCVGCSACTIACKAENHLPPGVVYRPVIEEEIGQYPNVTRRWLPRPCQQCDDPPCVSVCPVEATWKREDGIVVIDYEACIGCRYCITACPYGARYFDFGDNYTDDTPALQPYEVMASPEYGGAWDRRGDESPIGNVRKCHFCAHRLDAGMLPACVTTCIGSATFFGDRNDADSLVSELIGDARVFRLKEDLGTEPKVFYLA from the coding sequence ATGCAGGCTGACCTGCAGCGCGCCCTGGAGAAACCAATCGACCAGCGCAAGTGGGCCATGGTCATCGACCTCGAGCGTTGCGTTGGCTGCTCGGCTTGCACGATCGCTTGCAAGGCCGAGAACCACCTGCCGCCAGGGGTCGTCTACCGGCCCGTGATCGAGGAGGAGATCGGGCAGTACCCGAATGTCACCCGCCGCTGGCTGCCCCGCCCCTGCCAGCAGTGCGACGACCCGCCCTGTGTGTCCGTCTGCCCTGTAGAAGCGACGTGGAAGCGCGAGGACGGCATCGTCGTCATCGATTACGAAGCGTGCATAGGTTGCCGCTACTGCATCACGGCTTGCCCCTACGGAGCCCGTTATTTCGACTTCGGCGACAACTACACCGATGACACGCCGGCGCTTCAGCCCTACGAGGTCATGGCGTCCCCGGAATACGGCGGCGCCTGGGACCGCCGCGGTGACGAGTCACCCATCGGCAACGTGCGCAAGTGTCACTTCTGCGCCCACCGACTGGACGCCGGCATGCTGCCTGCCTGCGTCACGACCTGCATTGGGAGCGCCACGTTCTTCGGTGACAGGAACGACGCCGACAGCCTGGTGAGCGAGCTCATCGGCGATGCGCGCGTTTTCCGTCTCAAGGAAGACCTGGGCACTGAGCCCAAGGTCTTCTACCTGGCCTAG
- a CDS encoding LysR family transcriptional regulator, translated as MRFEAVHSFASLVRAGSYPAAAEELFLSPTTIHGHVKSIEEELGVTLVVFNGRKLELSRAGSRFFAFAEQMLAERAKLERDIRGLSRRDMGRIRIASLHGPSVYLLPPVIRAFHARHPDSKIAVTANGVGECEAALVSGLAEIAIINDLHINELSGEFEATTVSEDRMEMVVRADCYEPPDLKLLTRYPLALQPGTGVYRPIVEQWARRQGLTLEAPFEHTSFDGLLALAMQGSCIAMVGSYVARLSPYARHLRILDLPHFSFERKVVAMHSKRPDPLTAEFVRFLSEFDFSALRPFGFPE; from the coding sequence ATGCGGTTCGAAGCGGTGCATTCATTCGCAAGTCTGGTCAGGGCGGGCTCCTACCCGGCCGCTGCCGAAGAACTCTTCTTGAGCCCGACAACGATACACGGGCACGTCAAGAGCATCGAGGAGGAGCTCGGCGTCACGCTTGTCGTCTTCAACGGCCGCAAGCTTGAGCTGTCACGCGCCGGCAGCAGGTTCTTCGCCTTCGCCGAGCAAATGCTCGCCGAGCGGGCGAAGCTGGAAAGGGATATCCGCGGCCTTTCGCGCCGCGACATGGGCCGCATTAGGATCGCCAGCCTTCATGGTCCCAGCGTGTACCTGTTGCCGCCCGTGATCCGTGCCTTTCACGCACGGCATCCGGACTCGAAGATTGCCGTGACCGCCAATGGAGTTGGGGAATGCGAAGCGGCCCTCGTCAGCGGCCTCGCTGAGATCGCCATCATCAATGACCTCCACATAAACGAATTATCCGGCGAGTTCGAGGCCACGACGGTCAGCGAAGACCGAATGGAGATGGTGGTCCGGGCGGACTGCTATGAGCCGCCCGACCTCAAGCTACTCACCAGGTACCCGCTGGCCCTTCAACCGGGGACGGGAGTCTACCGGCCGATCGTCGAACAATGGGCCCGCCGCCAGGGCCTGACATTAGAGGCGCCCTTCGAGCACACATCCTTCGATGGCCTGCTCGCGCTGGCGATGCAGGGCTCCTGCATCGCGATGGTTGGCTCTTACGTGGCGCGCCTCAGTCCTTACGCCAGACATCTGCGCATCCTCGACCTGCCCCACTTTTCCTTCGAGCGGAAGGTAGTCGCGATGCACTCGAAGCGGCCCGATCCCCTGACCGCCGAGTTCGTTCGCTTTCTCTCGGAGTTCGACTTCTCGGCGCTTCGGCCATTCGGATTTCCCGAATGA
- the nrfD gene encoding NrfD/PsrC family molybdoenzyme membrane anchor subunit: protein MQIQLSQRASAPVDVKKLVVPVALVWAVAMVLGLGGVVVRFLTGHELANYTSSIPWGLWIASYVYFAGISAGAFLVSAVIYVFGIKRLEPAARLALFAALAALLAALVTIWLDLGHQWRFYRVFLYPNPSSMMAWIVWLYMAYLILIAVELWFVMRADLQLWAAEPTLRGRLAALLLGRPGDALSGRPRARAPLRDQSGADASIVRLLATLGIPLVIAISGGSGALFGVVGAREYWNAPLFPLMFIVGAAASGTGLVTAIAAVALPPSESGHPRDIVPTLGKVTLALLGVYLLIVWAEFSITLYADIPASTKPLSNIIGGPYAWVFWVFQIGLGSVIPLALLLSRPRSVAWVGLAAFLVAVGFFATRLNIVIPGLTEPQLEGLDDAFVEGRLSYSYFPSAMEWAVSFFSAALATGLFYAGYRLLPLVSPSKESSR, encoded by the coding sequence ATGCAGATCCAGCTTTCACAAAGGGCCTCTGCTCCGGTCGACGTAAAGAAGCTAGTGGTCCCAGTCGCCCTGGTCTGGGCTGTCGCCATGGTGCTCGGCCTGGGAGGAGTCGTCGTCCGGTTCCTGACCGGCCACGAGCTGGCGAACTACACGAGCAGCATCCCCTGGGGTCTGTGGATCGCCAGTTACGTCTACTTTGCGGGCATCTCCGCGGGGGCATTCCTGGTCTCCGCGGTCATCTACGTGTTCGGGATCAAGAGGCTCGAACCAGCAGCCAGGCTGGCGTTGTTCGCTGCGCTCGCGGCGCTGCTGGCGGCCCTGGTAACGATCTGGCTGGACCTGGGCCACCAGTGGCGCTTCTATCGCGTTTTCCTCTACCCCAACCCGAGCTCGATGATGGCCTGGATAGTCTGGCTGTACATGGCCTATCTGATCCTGATAGCCGTCGAACTCTGGTTCGTCATGAGAGCGGACCTGCAGCTGTGGGCCGCCGAGCCTACGCTGAGAGGCCGGCTGGCGGCACTGCTGTTGGGTCGGCCGGGCGATGCCCTGTCCGGGCGTCCGCGCGCCCGCGCGCCACTTCGAGACCAAAGCGGCGCTGACGCCAGCATCGTGCGCCTCCTGGCCACACTCGGGATACCGCTTGTGATCGCGATCAGCGGCGGCAGCGGCGCCCTGTTCGGTGTGGTGGGCGCTCGAGAGTACTGGAACGCGCCCCTGTTCCCGCTCATGTTCATTGTTGGGGCGGCTGCTTCGGGTACAGGGCTGGTCACGGCGATCGCCGCGGTCGCGCTGCCTCCCTCCGAAAGCGGGCATCCGCGCGACATCGTCCCGACGCTCGGCAAGGTCACCCTCGCGCTGCTGGGCGTGTACCTGCTCATAGTGTGGGCTGAGTTCAGCATCACGCTGTACGCGGACATTCCCGCCTCCACGAAACCCTTGAGCAACATCATCGGCGGGCCCTACGCCTGGGTCTTCTGGGTATTTCAGATCGGACTCGGGTCCGTGATTCCACTGGCGCTGCTGCTGAGCCGGCCTCGATCGGTGGCCTGGGTTGGCCTGGCCGCATTCCTTGTCGCCGTCGGCTTCTTCGCCACGCGGCTGAACATCGTCATTCCAGGCCTCACGGAGCCCCAACTCGAGGGGCTCGACGATGCGTTCGTTGAGGGCAGGTTGTCGTATAGCTACTTCCCCAGCGCCATGGAGTGGGCGGTTTCCTTCTTCTCCGCCGCTCTGGCCACGGGCCTGTTCTACGCGGGCTACCGTCTCCTGCCCCTGGTCTCTCCCAGCAAGGAGTCGTCACGATGA